The sequence AAAAGATGAAAGTATAAAAGATTATGTATTGGTAAAATATTTTTACAAAAAATACAAGGGTCCAGAAATAAACAAAGCATTAAGAGAGCAATTACCCAAAGAGATTAATAAAATAAATAAGATTTGGGGAGCAAGAATTTTACTTAGAAGATATGGTAGTCCAACAGATTACAACATAGTTAAAGAAACTATGGAAAAAGAAACAGACTCTGAAACCAAGAAATCATTGCAAATAGAATTAAAAGACTACCGAACTCCCCGTCCCGACAGCGGCGAAACACCTCAATCAATGATAGACAGTTTAATCAGTTATAACAATCAATGTTACGAACTGGGGTGGTTGAGTTATGAATGGGTATGGAATATAAACAAGACACAATTGGAGAATGCCCGGCTGATGCTAAATACGGGCTATCCGTCGAGTACGGCAATAATATTGCAGGCGTATGAGAACTGGGTAAATACGGCAAAAGGGTACGGCTGGATAAACGAAGACGCATACCGGTTCCTCTATTATTATTCGGTTTATTTGAGGGAAAGACTTTGATATTAATATCAGGAGGCGACAAAATGTTACGGTATTTAATTATATTAATTCTCTTTTGCAGTACAGACTATTACTTTCAGACAATTCACGAAATACCTTTCGGAAGCCGTAACAATTTAATAGAACTGGAAATTGTAAACGGCACGGAAGTGAATTTGAGCGGCATATATCTTGAAATCAAAAGCAAACCCGACTGGCTGGAAATAGTGTCCGTTGATGACAAAATCGACGAAATCAAACGGGATGGACAAAAAACGGCGGTAATTATTTTTTCCGTTGACAAAAATGCCGAATTAGACAAAGAAGAATCGATGACTATCGAAATTCGTAATCAATACGGAGTGATTGAAGAAAAAGAGATAAAGATTAAAGCGGCGCCTCCGAAGGAATATCTGCTCGAGCAAAACTATCCCAACCCGTTTAATCCCGTAACTAAAATCGGATATCAGATTCCTTCGGAAGGAAAAATAACACTGATAATTTACGATATTCTCGGCAGAGCAGTAAAAGTCTTGTTCGAAGGCGTGCGCAAACCCGGCTATTACGTAGCAGAATTTAACGGCGCTAATTTATCCAGCGGCGTTTATATTTGCAGTTTGAAAGGAAACGGCATCAGAATCGACAGAAAAATGCTCCTTCTCAAATAAGTTTTAATAATAAAAGGCGTTCAAAATGAAAAAGAACTTAGTTTTCATACTTATTTGCTTTTTAACGATTAATAATATTTACGGTAATCTTCAGGACAAAACTAAAATCCTGACCGATATTAATAGCCCGGTCGATTCCGTAAGAATTAAAGCGGTCGGTATTGTTATTGAACATAATATTAAAGAAGCGCTGCCCGTTCTGGAAAATGATTTCGAGAAACAGGACATTTCAATCATGCCGTTATATCTGGAAGCGCTGAAACGTCTCGGCTCCGCCCGCCTGGAAGAAAAACTCAATATATACATCGATAAAATCGGATCGCAATCGTCCGCCAAAGGGGAAATATTGGACGCTTCAGTAAGATCAAAAATTCAGTCCAGTTTTATTAATAAAATAGGGATTAGTAAATAGGGATTAGGGATTGGTGATTAGGGACCGGAAGCCGTAATGAATACTGAATATTACATTGAAAACATTTGTTAATCGAAGCGCATGTTGCAGCTTACCAGTCGTCGGTTCTGAAAGGCGAGGCGGGAAGACCCTCTTTGTTGTAAAGATTAGCGCCTTCGGGATTATCCGCCCACGCATATCGAACGGCGACCGGATTCTTAATCTCATCGCTCCAAACAATTACTTTATTGTCTTTGATTTCCGCATTAGCCCATACGAATTTTTTGTCGGCGCCTGCAATGGCAAAATGTTTTAATTGATTTCCTTTGCAAACTAGACCTCCGCCCGTATGCGAAAAATCGATAATTATTTTGTTCCCTTCGATTCGCATCGATTTATATACCGGTCCGGAAAAAACCGGATCTTCGCCATAAGCAATTTTCATTGCCGCCAAAGCAAGTCTTTTGCCCGCGTCTTTTTTGTTTAGCGGATGTATATCGTTCCATTCGCCGATATCGATTGTTACAGCCATTCCTGTATTCGGCAAATCGAGAGCTTTTGTTTGAGCTTCCCTCAAAAGAGCCCAATTGCTGTTTGAAGGCGCCGAATCGGGTTCCATAAAATTTGCAAGTTGAACGAATAGGAACGGGAAATCACCCTGATGCCAATTGTTTCGCCAGTCCTTTATTAAAGCAGGGAAAAGACGCCTGTATTCAACCGGTCTGTCCGCATTCGATTCGCCCTGATACCAAACGACGCCTTTGATTTTATAATTGAAAAGCGGGGCTAACATTGCGTTAAAAAGTCCGCCGGGCTTCCATCGGATAAAAGTTTGACTTTCGAGCGGAGGCATTACGGCTCCGGTTTTATATTTCCAGTATCCCTTCAGGTCGATTGTCGTGTCTTTTAAAACGAGTTCGTACTGTTTGTCGGGCACGAACCCTCCATCGCCGAGATTGCTTATTACTCTAACGGTAATCAGGTTTCTGCCGGGCTTAAGAACGCCTTCGGGTAATCGGTATCTCCTCGGCGGATATTGGTAACTGACAGTACCGATGAATTTACCGTTTACGAAAACCGAATCGGCGTCCACAATTCTGCCGAGTATAAGAAGTCCCGAACTTTTATCGGCGGATTCAGGTATCTCGATTTCTTTTCGAAACCATACCGCTCCGTTCGTTCCTTCGAGCGGGGTATTTGTCCAATATCCCGGAATTGCAATCGAATCCCAGCCGGCAGTATTCATAGCGGTCGAATACCATGGCGTATCGGGATTTTTATATCCCTCGTCTTTGCGCCTGAGCGCAGTATACCAATTATTAATTCTTACGCTGTCGCTTTTTCTGATTTTTTCGATTAAGCTATAATCCTTGAACTTTTGGAGCTCTTCGTAATAATGTGGAAATTCTTTTAAAGCTTCTTCGCTCATCCAGGCTTCGGCAGGCGAACCGCCCAAACTCGTATTTATCAGTCCGATCGGGATTTTATATTTATCGTATAACTCTCTTGCAAAAAAATAACCGACGGCGGTAAAGTCGAGAACGGTTTGAGGATTCGCTTCTGTCCATTTACCGTCCGAAAAATCTTTCTTCCTTTCGGTAAAACAATATTCGCGCGGTACGTAAAACTGTCGTATATATTTATTGCTTGAGTTTGCAATTATATCCTTATAAACGGGTTCGACCCTGCGCATCGGCAGTTCCATGTTCGACTGACCCGAACAGACCCAAACGTCTCCGATTAAAATATCGTTTATTGTAATTTTATTGGAAGCCGAGATTTCCATTTTATAGGGCCCGCCGGCATTTTGAGGAGGAATCATTATCTGCCATTTGCCTTTATCGGAAGCCGCGACGCTATAAGCGGAATCGACAAATTTGATTTCGACTTTTTCGCCTGGCGAAGCCCATCCCCATATTTTGATAGGAACTTCGCGTTGCAATATCATTCCGTCGCTTATCAATTTGGGAAGACGAACCTGCGCATAGAGAATACTTGCAAGCAAAAGGAGAATGATTGTCGATTGAAACTTTTTCATAAATTTCCCCCGATTTAAAAATTAATTTTTACATATATCCAGTTGAACTCTTTGTCCTGCATAAAACCGATTTGTTCGCTTGAATCGTTTCGAGCATGTTTGCCGTAGACCCATCTGGCTGTTAAATAACCGATTGCCGCCCCGAGCAATACGTCGGAAGTCCAATGATTGTCGTGATAGACTCGCGAAACTGCCGTCAAAACAGCCGGAAGATAGAAAAGAGCTTTCAGATAATCGGAATCCGTATTGTTTGCAAGAACGGTCGACAAACCGAAAGCAAGCGTGGCATGACCGGACGGCAGAGAATGATAGTCGTCGTCAAAAAATGTAAAAGGTTTATAGAAAGAAGAACCTTTGTCCGTAAAAGGCCGAGCGCGTCCCGCAGCTGCTTTAATAAAACCCGTAACCATGCCCGAATAGAGCATCGTTTGCATAATTTCGAACCCGATTTTAGAATAAGTTTTATTGCCCGACAGATTTCCGTACAAACCGGTCAAAAGAGCTATGGCGGGAGCCGTATAAAGATCGCCCCAGGCTTTCCCGAATTTCATCGGAAAAGAAGAATAGCGCCGCCGGTCTTTCATTACGGCGTCTCTTACGGGTTGGTCCGCTTGCATGGCAAGCAAGGCTCCGGCGCTTATTATTCCGAGCGTGATAAAATCATTCCGGTCGGCTTCGAGCGGTATCTTAACAAATTCGATTGTTTCTTTTCCGAATTGATTCAGGTTATAACGGTTTTCTGTCTGAGCAAAAAGAAGATTGAAAGAAAAAATAGAAAGAAGGACGACTGAAAGATTAACTTCATTTGTTTGCCGTGTATTTAATTATTTCAGCGCGTTCGAGCGTAATCAATCCGCCCGAATTCGATTCTTCGAAGATTTTTTCGACCGTGGGAATAAACTTTTCGATTTTTTCGGCTTCGTCCACAATTTCGATAACCAACGGCAAGTCCTCCGAGAGGCGCAAAAATTTTGCGGTGTGAATCCTGCTAGTTCCGCCATAACCCATAATTCCTTTATAAACCGTCGCGCCGGCTAAATTCGATTTGCGGGCTTCCAGCACAATCTTTTCATATACGGTTACCGTCCCGCATTTGTCGGACTCGCCCACAAAAATTCTGAGCAATTTGGCTTCGCCTGATATCCTCATAATTTACCTCGTTATAATATATGCAGTGTATACTCCGATGAGCGATACAGCTACGTTAAGCAATATATTCAGTCCGCCGAGAAGAAATTGCGATTCTTTTAAAAGATTGAGAGTTTCGAGAGAAAATGTTGAAAACGTAGTAAATCCGCCGCAGAATCCCACTCCGAGCAATAACTTCATATTCGAAGATATCAATTCGCGTTCGTCAAATCCGTAAATCAATAATCCGAGAAGGAAACTGCCCAGAAAATTTACCGCCAGAGTTCCGACGGGAAATAAAACGGGAAATATTCTGTAAAATAGAGCCGATACGTAATAGCGGAGACTCCCTCCGAAACCGGCTCCGATAAATACTATAAAAAATTTTGCCATCGTCTAACTTTTTGTGTCTGTTACGAGTCTAAAACGTTGTAATTCAGAAATACTTCCAAAAAATATAAAATAATAGGGAGATGCAAAAATGAGACTGATTACGAAAACATTCACAATTTTGAGTTTATTGTTCATATCGTTCGGTTATTTAAATGCTCAGAGTATAATTGCCGAAAAATCATTCGATGTTTCAGCCGGTGAGAGTCTTTACGTGGAAGCTTCCGGCAGCGACGTAAAAGTTTCCGCATGGGATAAAAACAGCGTGGAAGTAAAAGTCAAAGGGAGTAAAAAAACGGCTTCGAAAGTAAAAGTTGATATCGACAGAATTGAAGACGGTGTAAAAGTGACAGTAAAGAAAAAACGGAGCGGATTTTTCGACTGGTTCGGCGGCGCAGGAGGCTCTTTGGTTGAAGTTAAAGTACCGTCCGATTTCAAACTGGAAATCGAAACTTCCGGCGGCGACATAGCCCTCTATTCGATTAAAGGAGAAAAAAGGCTGGAAACATCGGGCGGCGACATTAAGCTTTCGAATACGAAAGGCGCTCTTACCGCTGAAACATCAGGCGGAGATATTGTAATCGATAATCATTACGGCGACGTTTCGGCTTCAACTTCAGGCGGCGACATTACGGTAAAGTCGATTAAAGGAAATGTCGATGTGTCGACTTCAGGAGGAGATATCAGAGTCCGTTCGAACGACGGCTACGTCAATGCCGAAACTTCCGGCGGCGATATTATGGTCGACCTTGACGGAAAATACAAAGGGATTAACGCCTCGACTTCGGGAGGAGACATTATAATAAATCTGCCTTCCGATATCGACGCGGACGTTCTGCTGGAAACATGGGGAGGCGATATCGACTGCGACTATCCGAACGCAAAGGAGATGTCCGTTAAAAGAGGAAAATACGAAGCGCGTTTTAATAACGGCGGCGTCAAATTGTACGCCTCGACTTCCGGCGGCGATATAGTTGTAAAAGAAAGATAATTTTTTCATAAGTCGAACTCAAAAGATTAATCGATCCCGCTTCCATGCGGGATTTTTTTTATTCTGAAATAAAATCCGTTTGATTAAGGAAGAGTAATAGGCTTGTCGATTGTAAAAGTTTGCATTTTTATATAGTTTTAATTTCGCATAAAAAAATATTCGGGAAAAAATAAAATGAAACTCGACTGGTCAGATTTTACGGGCAAAGTTCTCAATATCACTATGAACGAAAATTACGGAGTAGTTTACGGAAAAGAAAACTCCGACCACCCGGCATTTTACGAGATTGTATTCAAGACCGGAAAACTTGTAGGAGCATACGACGACGGACTTTTGCTCGAAGCAAAAAGAGAAGATAAAACATTCAATATTTTCGTACCATTCAGCTCGATAAAATGCGTCGAAATATTCTGATATTTTTTTCCTGCTCTATGGCGTAATTAATGCAGCCGGTATCGAGATTAAAAGTCTCAAAGTCTATTCTACAGGAGACGAAACTTCTTTTCCGTTAATCGACGCAAAAGCCGAACCGAAGCAGACTGTTACGATAGAATTCGACGTTAATTCGAATTCTCCTCCTAATTTCAATATTGTCTTCCGTTTTTGCGATAAGAACTGGAAGCCTTATGAAGACGCATTCCTTTTGAATCAGAGGTACAATACCGAATATTATCTCAATTTTCAGAGACTGCCGCTTCACATCGAAGGGGCGCGATATCATTATACGGGAGCTTTCCCGAATAAGAACGTTACTTTTCCGTTTTCGGGCAAGTGGAAATTCTATGTCGTCGATTCCTACGATCCAGCGACCGTGTTTGCCGAAGGGAATTTTTATGTGGTTTATCCGGAAATTAAGCCGATAACGGTTTTGCATAAAGAACGGTTTCAGGGCAACGAACCCGATATTCCCGCTCTTGCCAGAACAATTTCGATTAATACCGAATTCAGAATTCCCGATTCGCTCTACCCGTCGGAAATAATGGGAGTCGAAATAATTGAAAACAGGAAGATCGGCTATCCGGTTATAATCGATCCGGCGCATACGAACGACGAGCGTTTTTACGAATGGAACGGCAATAACGAATTCAAATTTATTGCAAGAAATATAAGACCGGGAAACGAATACCGTCAAACCGATTTGAGGGATTATAACATTTATAACGCTAAAGAAGTCTATGCTCAATACGACGGGATTGAGACTTCCGATTTTTTCCATAAAAGAAAAAAGGATTTAAATGGCGGTTCTATACTTACAAATTATAAAAGCGATTATGCGGAGTATCTTTATGTTACTTTCAGAATCCGACCGCCGGAAGATATTCAAGCTCCCGTTTATCTCACAGGAGCGTTCAACAATTGGCGAGTTCTTCCCGAATACGAAATGTACGACGATAACGGGCTCCTCTATTTGACTCTGGAACTCAAACGCGGAATTTACGATTACCAGTACGTAACCGCATACGATATAACTCAACCCGACTGGTATATTCTCGAAGGAAACTTTTGGGAAACTGTTAACGAATATCATATCTTCATTTATTATAAAAGTCCGGAATACGGATCTTATCACAAAATAATCGGTTATAACAAAATAATTTCGGTGAATTATGAATAAACTAAAAATAGGCGTAATCGGCACGGGACATCTCGGAAGAATTCACGTTAAATTGCTGAAAGAACTTGATAACGTGGAATTGTGCGGAGTTTACGACAAAGACTTCGAAAAATCGAAAAACGTTTCGGAAGAATTCGGCGTAAAGCAATATCAGGATATGGACAAA comes from Melioribacter roseus P3M-2 and encodes:
- a CDS encoding T9SS type A sorting domain-containing protein, which translates into the protein MLRYLIILILFCSTDYYFQTIHEIPFGSRNNLIELEIVNGTEVNLSGIYLEIKSKPDWLEIVSVDDKIDEIKRDGQKTAVIIFSVDKNAELDKEESMTIEIRNQYGVIEEKEIKIKAAPPKEYLLEQNYPNPFNPVTKIGYQIPSEGKITLIIYDILGRAVKVLFEGVRKPGYYVAEFNGANLSSGVYICSLKGNGIRIDRKMLLLK
- a CDS encoding sialate O-acetylesterase codes for the protein MKKFQSTIILLLLASILYAQVRLPKLISDGMILQREVPIKIWGWASPGEKVEIKFVDSAYSVAASDKGKWQIMIPPQNAGGPYKMEISASNKITINDILIGDVWVCSGQSNMELPMRRVEPVYKDIIANSSNKYIRQFYVPREYCFTERKKDFSDGKWTEANPQTVLDFTAVGYFFARELYDKYKIPIGLINTSLGGSPAEAWMSEEALKEFPHYYEELQKFKDYSLIEKIRKSDSVRINNWYTALRRKDEGYKNPDTPWYSTAMNTAGWDSIAIPGYWTNTPLEGTNGAVWFRKEIEIPESADKSSGLLILGRIVDADSVFVNGKFIGTVSYQYPPRRYRLPEGVLKPGRNLITVRVISNLGDGGFVPDKQYELVLKDTTIDLKGYWKYKTGAVMPPLESQTFIRWKPGGLFNAMLAPLFNYKIKGVVWYQGESNADRPVEYRRLFPALIKDWRNNWHQGDFPFLFVQLANFMEPDSAPSNSNWALLREAQTKALDLPNTGMAVTIDIGEWNDIHPLNKKDAGKRLALAAMKIAYGEDPVFSGPVYKSMRIEGNKIIIDFSHTGGGLVCKGNQLKHFAIAGADKKFVWANAEIKDNKVIVWSDEIKNPVAVRYAWADNPEGANLYNKEGLPASPFRTDDW
- a CDS encoding phosphatase PAP2 family protein, with the translated sequence MQADQPVRDAVMKDRRRYSSFPMKFGKAWGDLYTAPAIALLTGLYGNLSGNKTYSKIGFEIMQTMLYSGMVTGFIKAAAGRARPFTDKGSSFYKPFTFFDDDYHSLPSGHATLAFGLSTVLANNTDSDYLKALFYLPAVLTAVSRVYHDNHWTSDVLLGAAIGYLTARWVYGKHARNDSSEQIGFMQDKEFNWIYVKINF
- a CDS encoding DUF190 domain-containing protein, whose amino-acid sequence is MRISGEAKLLRIFVGESDKCGTVTVYEKIVLEARKSNLAGATVYKGIMGYGGTSRIHTAKFLRLSEDLPLVIEIVDEAEKIEKFIPTVEKIFEESNSGGLITLERAEIIKYTANK
- the crcB gene encoding fluoride efflux transporter CrcB; translated protein: MAKFFIVFIGAGFGGSLRYYVSALFYRIFPVLFPVGTLAVNFLGSFLLGLLIYGFDERELISSNMKLLLGVGFCGGFTTFSTFSLETLNLLKESQFLLGGLNILLNVAVSLIGVYTAYIITR
- a CDS encoding DUF4097 family beta strand repeat-containing protein codes for the protein MRLITKTFTILSLLFISFGYLNAQSIIAEKSFDVSAGESLYVEASGSDVKVSAWDKNSVEVKVKGSKKTASKVKVDIDRIEDGVKVTVKKKRSGFFDWFGGAGGSLVEVKVPSDFKLEIETSGGDIALYSIKGEKRLETSGGDIKLSNTKGALTAETSGGDIVIDNHYGDVSASTSGGDITVKSIKGNVDVSTSGGDIRVRSNDGYVNAETSGGDIMVDLDGKYKGINASTSGGDIIINLPSDIDADVLLETWGGDIDCDYPNAKEMSVKRGKYEARFNNGGVKLYASTSGGDIVVKER
- a CDS encoding type IX secretion system plug protein: MDAKAEPKQTVTIEFDVNSNSPPNFNIVFRFCDKNWKPYEDAFLLNQRYNTEYYLNFQRLPLHIEGARYHYTGAFPNKNVTFPFSGKWKFYVVDSYDPATVFAEGNFYVVYPEIKPITVLHKERFQGNEPDIPALARTISINTEFRIPDSLYPSEIMGVEIIENRKIGYPVIIDPAHTNDERFYEWNGNNEFKFIARNIRPGNEYRQTDLRDYNIYNAKEVYAQYDGIETSDFFHKRKKDLNGGSILTNYKSDYAEYLYVTFRIRPPEDIQAPVYLTGAFNNWRVLPEYEMYDDNGLLYLTLELKRGIYDYQYVTAYDITQPDWYILEGNFWETVNEYHIFIYYKSPEYGSYHKIIGYNKIISVNYE